One part of the Leucobacter triazinivorans genome encodes these proteins:
- a CDS encoding Lrp/AsnC family transcriptional regulator, translating to MDQHDDSAEIRSRILDALRSNGRESYSRIAARLGTTRRVVTHVVQRAIEQGELRLTVSISPDLLGLERFAYLQLRTDGSISPIRAALIAMPETTFVADISGAHAIDAEIRVGRNPHLRDTVDAIRTIPGVREVRTHLYESIEVNLYSPLRTGRTGFEIDDADRRIVQRLQEDGRASFRELGDAAGISPSGARLRLERLMRHGAVKVVGIPVRGRRSELPSLGIGIRAHGLLEDAIAHLRTLGPEFLAVTVGDYDLIATLSADNPEELLDLVDRLRSHPEISSIETWANLRIAKEQYGEGDRIGFGIPSRGPADTRTDGPAVQRDRP from the coding sequence GTGGATCAGCACGACGACTCGGCGGAGATCCGATCACGCATTCTCGACGCGCTGCGCAGCAACGGCCGCGAGAGCTACTCTCGCATCGCCGCGCGACTCGGCACGACGCGGCGCGTAGTGACCCACGTCGTGCAGCGCGCGATCGAGCAGGGAGAGCTGCGCCTCACCGTATCGATCAGCCCGGATCTTCTGGGCCTCGAGCGCTTCGCCTATCTGCAACTGCGCACCGACGGCTCGATCAGTCCGATCAGAGCCGCGCTGATCGCCATGCCGGAGACCACGTTCGTCGCCGACATCAGCGGCGCGCACGCCATCGACGCGGAGATTCGCGTCGGGCGCAACCCCCATCTGCGCGACACGGTCGACGCGATCCGCACGATTCCGGGGGTGCGCGAAGTGCGCACGCACCTCTACGAGAGCATCGAGGTCAATCTCTACTCTCCCCTGCGAACGGGCCGCACCGGCTTCGAGATCGACGACGCGGATCGCCGCATCGTGCAGCGCCTCCAGGAGGACGGCAGGGCTTCCTTCCGCGAGCTCGGGGATGCCGCCGGCATTTCGCCGAGCGGGGCCCGCCTGCGGCTCGAGCGGCTGATGCGCCACGGGGCCGTGAAGGTGGTGGGCATTCCGGTGCGGGGCCGCCGCTCGGAACTGCCCTCCCTCGGGATCGGGATCCGCGCGCACGGCCTTCTCGAGGATGCGATCGCCCACCTGCGGACGCTCGGCCCCGAGTTCCTCGCCGTCACCGTCGGGGACTACGACCTGATCGCGACGCTCTCGGCCGACAACCCGGAGGAGCTGCTCGACCTGGTGGACCGCCTGCGGAGCCACCCTGAGATCTCGTCGATCGAGACCTGGGCGAATCTGCGCATCGCGAAGGAGCAGTACGGCGAGGGCGACCGGATCGGGTTCGGGATCCCGTCTCGCGGCCCGGCGGATACGCGAACGGACGGTCCCGCCGTGCAGCGGGACCGTCCGTGA
- the hpf gene encoding ribosome hibernation-promoting factor, HPF/YfiA family, which yields MDVNIRGMNVGITDRFEDYVESKTEKVAGLLPRAQAFEVKVSRQSDRSPKHGDLVEITLIGPGPVIRAESAGGDKYSAFDIAYGRVLERIRRVKDRKKDRRGRGRTSLADAASHDFDMVDVTPAPLEVLESVATGSVPVAAGDSGDEQYTPVVIRSKEFPAERLSVEDAVDQMELVGHDFFLFVESESGRPSVVYRRKGWNYGVISLTEN from the coding sequence ATGGACGTGAACATCCGCGGCATGAACGTCGGGATCACCGACCGCTTCGAAGACTATGTCGAGTCGAAGACGGAGAAGGTGGCGGGTCTGCTGCCCAGGGCCCAGGCGTTCGAGGTCAAGGTCTCCAGACAGAGCGATCGCAGCCCGAAGCACGGCGATCTGGTCGAGATCACGCTGATCGGACCGGGGCCGGTGATTCGCGCAGAGTCCGCGGGTGGAGACAAGTACTCGGCGTTCGACATCGCCTACGGGCGAGTGCTCGAGCGCATCCGCCGGGTCAAAGACCGCAAGAAGGACCGTCGCGGTCGCGGTCGCACCTCGCTCGCCGATGCGGCCTCGCACGACTTCGACATGGTCGACGTCACCCCGGCGCCGCTCGAAGTGCTCGAATCGGTGGCGACCGGCAGCGTCCCCGTCGCCGCCGGCGACTCCGGGGATGAGCAGTACACGCCCGTGGTCATCCGCAGCAAGGAGTTCCCTGCCGAGCGCCTCTCGGTCGAGGACGCGGTGGACCAGATGGAGCTGGTGGGCCACGACTTCTTCCTCTTCGTCGAGAGCGAGTCCGGTCGGCCCAGCGTCGTCTACCGCCGCAAGGGGTGGAATTACGGGGTGATCTCGCTCACCGAGAACTGA
- a CDS encoding purine-cytosine permease family protein — MNGTERELTETQALRVEQAVAAEATYGALPLLKRERVWGAGDFSWVTISLAIATWAFLTGGATVLLVGFVEGIAAMLIGNSIGLAIMALGSVVLSQRLGVEQYRALKSVFGVVGVGIIVFTVVLLVEMGWTSLLGVMFGRAFTEISNQAFGTGLDSFGPLVTVFALVAIVGGWVVLSRGPVTISRLNRFVAPGLLVIVVLMMVLLMSQHSWADLLDAPAMAPFENEQLNFMMAVEFNLGAGLSWWPVMGTLSRLTRRPKAALWPAYGGIFVGTVVAQIVGMAAALMIGEADPTAWMVPLGGPILGVLTLLFVGFANVTSMASIAYSTVLALKQSSGRALARLRWPVLCGAFLVLPAVLSFFPGFMYEKFMTFVVVSGAFIAAICGVIIADYFIVRRQRLPLRALYATGAQDPLRFTGGVNIAALVAVAVASVFYLWAYNPITLETQPFFQYGTASVPTVAIAIVCYLVLNHLLYVRRGRGGYGAPDTFAAAGRR; from the coding sequence GTGAACGGGACGGAGCGGGAGCTCACCGAGACCCAGGCGCTCCGCGTCGAGCAGGCCGTTGCTGCAGAGGCCACCTACGGCGCCCTGCCGCTGCTGAAGCGCGAGCGGGTGTGGGGAGCGGGCGACTTCAGCTGGGTCACGATCAGCCTCGCGATCGCGACATGGGCATTTCTCACCGGTGGTGCAACCGTGCTGCTCGTCGGCTTCGTCGAGGGCATCGCCGCCATGCTCATCGGCAACAGCATCGGTCTCGCGATCATGGCGCTCGGCAGCGTCGTGCTGAGCCAGCGGCTCGGGGTGGAACAGTATCGCGCGCTGAAGTCGGTCTTCGGTGTGGTGGGCGTCGGGATCATCGTCTTCACGGTCGTGCTCCTCGTCGAGATGGGCTGGACGTCGCTGCTGGGCGTGATGTTCGGGCGGGCCTTCACCGAGATCTCGAACCAGGCGTTCGGGACCGGGCTCGATTCCTTCGGGCCGCTCGTGACCGTGTTCGCGCTCGTCGCCATCGTGGGCGGCTGGGTCGTGCTCTCGCGCGGCCCCGTGACGATCAGCCGGCTCAACCGCTTCGTCGCACCCGGCCTCCTCGTGATCGTGGTGCTGATGATGGTGCTGCTCATGTCGCAGCACTCCTGGGCCGACCTGCTCGATGCGCCGGCGATGGCGCCGTTCGAGAACGAACAGCTCAACTTCATGATGGCGGTCGAGTTCAACCTCGGGGCGGGGCTCTCCTGGTGGCCGGTGATGGGTACGCTGTCGCGGCTCACGCGCAGGCCGAAGGCCGCGCTGTGGCCGGCCTACGGCGGAATCTTCGTCGGCACGGTGGTCGCGCAGATCGTCGGCATGGCGGCTGCGCTCATGATCGGCGAGGCGGATCCGACCGCCTGGATGGTGCCGCTCGGTGGGCCGATCCTCGGCGTGCTCACGCTGCTCTTCGTCGGATTCGCGAACGTGACGAGCATGGCGTCCATCGCCTACTCGACGGTCCTGGCGCTGAAGCAGTCGAGCGGCCGTGCGCTCGCCCGGTTGCGGTGGCCCGTGCTGTGCGGGGCGTTCCTCGTGCTGCCGGCCGTGCTGAGCTTCTTCCCCGGGTTCATGTACGAGAAGTTCATGACCTTCGTGGTGGTCTCGGGCGCGTTCATCGCCGCGATCTGCGGGGTCATCATCGCCGACTACTTCATCGTGCGCCGGCAGCGTCTGCCGCTGCGCGCGCTCTACGCCACGGGCGCGCAGGATCCGCTGCGCTTCACGGGAGGGGTGAACATCGCAGCCCTCGTCGCGGTGGCCGTCGCGTCCGTCTTCTACCTCTGGGCGTACAACCCGATCACGCTCGAGACGCAGCCGTTCTTCCAGTACGGCACCGCATCCGTGCCGACGGTCGCGATCGCGATCGTCTGCTATCTCGTGCTGAACCACCTGCTGTACGTGCGCCGCGGCCGCGGCGGGTACGGAGCGCCGGATACCTTCGCGGCCGCCGGGAGGCGCTGA